From Nicotiana tabacum cultivar K326 chromosome 15, ASM71507v2, whole genome shotgun sequence, the proteins below share one genomic window:
- the LOC107811733 gene encoding acetylserotonin O-methyltransferase — protein sequence MGKETNGEARTREENEDSQAQADIWKYVFGFTEMAVVKCAIELGIADFLESNQQPVSLNQLSAALGCCSSSLYRVLRFLINRGIFEETSTGNGEISYVQTPLSRLLRKEGGNSMAAFVLFESSPVMLAPWHNLSARVLSKENTVPAFDAAHGKDVWKLAETDPGYNNLLNNAMACDARVSISAIINGCPEIFKGISSLVDVGGGDGTALRILVEAFPWIKGINFDLPHVASVAPHSNSVQHVGGNMFDYVPKADAAFLMWVLHDWGDDECIQILRKCGEAIPKDTGKVIIVEAVIGRKGDDKLKDVGLMLDLVMMAHTSNGKERTAKEWAYLLSAAGFSRHTINHINAVQSVIQAYL from the exons ATGGGGAAAGAAACAAATGGAGAAGCAAGAACACGTGAAGAAAACGAAGATTCTCAAGCCCAAGCAGATATTTGGAAGTATGTGTTCGGTTTCACAGAAATGGCTGTCGTAAAATGTGCCATTGAGTTGGGAATCGCTGATTTCTTGGAAAGCAATCAACAACCTGTTAGCTTAAACCAACTATCTGCTGCACTTGGCTGCTGCTCCTCTTCCCTCTATCGCGTCCTGAG GTTCTTGATCAATCGTGGAATATTTGAGGAGACATCAACCGGAAATGGCGAAATCAGTTATGTTCAAACACCTCTTTCCCGCCTTCTACGAAAAGAAGGCGGAAATAGCATGGCTGCTTTCGTGCTATTTGAAAGCAGCCCGGTGATGCTAGCGCCGTGGCATAATCTTAGTGCTCGTGTTTTGTCAAAGGAGAATACAGTACCGGCATTTGACGCAGCTCATGGGAAGGATGTTTGGAAGTTGGCAGAAACAGATCCTGGGTACAACAACCTCCTAAATAATGCAATGGCATGCGATGCGAGGGTGTCCATATCAGCGATTATCAATGGTTGCCCAGAGATATTCAAGGGGATCAGCTCATTGGTGGATGTTGGTGGAGGTGATGGAACAGCTCTTAGAATATTGGTGGAGGCTTTTCCATGGATTAAAGGGATTAACTTTGATCTCCCTCATGTTGCCTCTGTTGCTCCTCATTCTAATAGCGTTCAACATGTTGGAGGCAACATGTTTGACTATGTTCCTAAAGCTGATGCGGCTTTCCTCATG TGGGTATTACATGACTGGGGAGATGATGAATGCATACAAATCTTAAGAAAGTGTGGAGAGGCAATTCCAAAAGACACAGGAAAAGTGATAATTGTGGAGGCAGTGATTGGAAGAAAAGGGGATGACAAGCTCAAGGATGTGGGTTTGATGTTGGATTTGGTTATGATGGCTCACACAAGCAACGGAAAAGAAAGAACTGCCAAAGAATGGGCCTACCTTCTGAGTGCAGCTGGATTCAGTAGACACACTATCAACCACATTAATGCTGTTCAATCTGTTATTCAGGCTTATCTTTGA